AACAACCTTTTGAGTCACCCTCTTTTCATTTAGGTTTCATCGTATCTATTTGCTGACTTTTTGCTCTTGAAAGAATTTCTACTCTAGCTTTAAGTTGTTTTTTTGTAAATTCCATAAGCTCTGAGTTGCTTTTTTTGTCATGCTCACCTTCACCCATTATCATTCCTTCAGCATTTAGAGCTAAAGAAAGTGGTGCTAATTGTTCAAGCTTTTTTAATACTCTGTCTAGTAAATGAGGGTGTTCGTTAATTAACCTTTGTAATAAAAACGTTCCATATGCAATATGCCTTGATTCATCTATTTTTAAATGCTCAATTCCTTTTAATAACCCGGGCATTTTCCGCATTTTATTCAGACCATCTGCAAACACTTTATAACCTGTTTCTGCTAGGACTCCCTCAGAAAACATGTTATACACAGTGGCAGCATCTGCTAAACTCTCAGGTGACCTGTCTTTCCAGAGCTTCTCCATAGTTTCTGGAAGTATCTCATAAAAGAATTTACGAT
This genomic stretch from Metabacillus sp. B2-18 harbors:
- a CDS encoding R2-like ligand-binding oxidase, with the protein product MRKKLITTSSKGLMTDSFPYQLYQKAKKYGTWNPNEIDFSQDKEDWKNLSEKHREWIVRLLAQFQGGEEAVTHDLLPLLKVVAEEGRLEEEMFLTTFLFDEAKHTEFFRKVLDELGEKGDLTHFHSKTYRKFFYEILPETMEKLWKDRSPESLADAATVYNMFSEGVLAETGYKVFADGLNKMRKMPGLLKGIEHLKIDESRHIAYGTFLLQRLINEHPHLLDRVLKKLEQLAPLSLALNAEGMIMGEGEHDKKSNSELMEFTKKQLKARVEILSRAKSQQIDTMKPK